The nucleotide window CAAGCCGGATGGATTCGTCTGTCCCGTGCGGCTCGACGGCGTCTAGCGTCCGATTGAGGCGTCGGATGAAGAGCGTTTCAACACCGGCGGCGGGTTGGAACGTGGCGACTGTCATCGCTCTCGATGCGCGGCGCTGGCCGATCGGTTTGGCGGCGCGCGCGAAGGGCGGAGGGAGGGTGGCGTGGGCGCGGTGAAACGGCGAGCGGCGACGTCCCGCGGTCGCGGCGCGGCCGATCCGCCGCTTCACGGTCGAGTCGCCGTCGTCGCTGGCGCCACGCGCGGGGCCGGCCGCGGCATCGCACGCGCCCTCGGCGAAGCTGGCGCGACCGTGTACTGCACGGGCCGCAGCGTCGCGGGAAAACCGTCGCCGTATCGGCGGCCGGAGACGATCGACCAGACGGCGGACATGATCAACGCCGCCGGCGGGACCGCGATCGCCGTCCGCGTCGACCACACCAGCGAGGCTCAGGTGAAGGCGCTGTTCGCCCGCGTGGCTCGCGCGCACGAACGGATCGACATCGTGGTCGACAGCGTCGCCGGCGAAGACCCGCTGATGGGCCAATGGGACAGCTTCTGGAACGCGACGCTCGAGCACGCCGACGCCATCTTCCGGCAGGCGCTGACGTCGCGCATCATCACGGCGAAGCACGCGGCGCGGCTGATGAAGAGGGGGCGTCGCGGTCTGATCGTCGAGGTCACCGAGAACGACATGCTCGGCGGCGGCGGCAACCCGATGTCCCAGACGGTCAAGCTCGCTCAGAAGTTGTTGCCCCTCAACTGGGCCGCCGAGTTGAAGCCGCACGGCATTGCCTGCGTCGCCGTCACGCCCGGGTTTCTCCGGTCCGAGTCGATGCTGCAGCACTTCAAGGTCACGGAGGCGAATTGGCGCGACGGCGGACGGCAGGATGCCAACTTCCTCATGTCCGAGTCGCCGTTGTTCGTCGGCCGTGCGGTCGCCGCGCTCTCGGCCGATCGCGACGTGATGAGCAAGAGCGGGATGCTGCTGTCGTCGTGGGAGCTGTCGCGCGAGTACGGTTTCACCGATTACGACGGGCGCCGGCCCGACTGGGGCGAGCACACGATCGATTGGTCGGTGCTGCCTGCGTCGTTCGTCGACACGTTGCGCACCGGCATCGAGCTGCAGGTGCAGTGGCTCAGGACCGTTTCGACGCGCACCAGGGCGTACCAGAAGAGGTTGCCGCGCGCGTGATCGAGCGAAGCGAGGGAGCTCGATTCGCCCGAGCCATCGGGGGGAGGGTGCACGTCAGCGTCGTTCGGCACCGCGACAAAGCGAACGACAATCGGCGAGAATGAGACGGTTCGTCGAAAGCTGAAACGCGGAAGTCGTTCGATCAGCTAGACTTGTTTTTCCGCGGTGAGGTGGCCGAGTGGCTGAAGGCGGCGGTTTGCTAAACCGTTATACGGCCTAAAAGCTGTATCCAGGGTTCGAATCCCTGCCTCACCGCCAGTTAAGACGTTCAGCGCGGCCTTTCCCGTTCTCCTTTCCCCTTTTTCCTTCCTTTTCCCTTATCCCTTTACCTTTGCCCTCTGCCCTTTGCCCTTTGCCCTGACGTACGATTCTCTCCCGTGTCCTCGTCCGTCCGCGTTCGCTTCGCCCCGTCGCCCACCGGCTATCTCCACATCGGAGGCGCGCGCACCGCGCTCTTCAACTGGCTCTACGCCCGTCGGCACGGCGGCACCTTCATCCTGAGGATCGAAGACACCGACGTCGAGCGGTCGTCGGCCGACATGACGGCCGGCATCCTCGAGAGCCTCCGCTGGCTCGGCCTCGACTGGGACGAAGGGCCCCTCGTCGGCGGCCCGCACGGACCCTATCTGCAGAGCGAGCGGCTGGCGCTCTATCGCGAGGCGGCCGCGCGCCTCGTGAGCGCCGACGCGGCGTACTACTGCTACTGCCGGCCCGAAGATCTGAACGCGAAACGGCAGGCCGCCGAGTCCGCCGGCACGGCATGGAAGTACGACCGGACGTGCCGCGCGCTTTCCGCCGACGAGATCGCCGCGCGCGAGCGTGCCGGCGTGCCGCGCGCTGTCCGCTTCCTCGTGCCGGCGGGCGAGACGTCGTTCGACGACAGCGTCCGCGGCCGCATCACCATCGCGCACGAGCACATCGAGGACTTCGTGATCCTCCGATCCGACGGCCATCCGACCTACCAGCTCTCGGTCGTCGTGGACGATGCGGCGATGGGCGTCACGGAAGTGGTGCGCGGCGACGACCACATCTCGAACACGCCGAAACAGGTGCTGCTCTACCGCGCGCTCGGCGCGCCCGTCCCCGGCTTCGCGCACGTGCCGCTCATCCTCGGGCCGGATCGCAAGCGCCTGAGCAAACGCCACGGCGCCACCTCCGTCGGCGAGTACGAGGCGCAAGGCTACCTGCCGGAGGCGATGGTCAACTTCCTCGCGCTGCTCGGCTGGTCGCCCGGCAGCGGCGATCAGGAAGTGTTCGGCCGCGACGAGCTCGTCGCCCGCTTCGCGCTCACGGGCATCAGCGGCGGCAACGCGATCTTCAACCCGGAGAAGCTCGACTGGTTCAACCAGCAGCACATCGTGCGCATGCCGGCGGCGGAGATCCTGCGGCGCCTGCGTCCGCGACTCGACGCGGCCGGGCTGTGGCGCGCCGCCTTCGAGTCGGACCTGCGACCGTGGATAGAGGCGGTTGTCGATCTCGTGAAACCCCGCGCTCGCAAGCTCGACGACATCGTCAGCCAGATCCGTCCGTTCGTCGCCGACACCGTCGAACGCGACGAGGCGGCGGTGACGAAGTACCTCGTGGCGCCGGAGATTCCCGAGCTGCTCGACGCGTTGCGGCAGCGGCTGCAGGACGTCGAGCCGTTCGACGCCGCGACGATCGAGTTGGCGCTGCGGCGGCTCGCCGACGAGCGCGGCGTCAAAGCCGGCCCGCTAATCCACGCAACGCGCGTGGCCGTTACGGGACAGGCGGTCAGTCCCGGGCTCTTCGAGGTGCTGGAGCTCATTGGCCGCGACCGCGTGCTCGCGAGGCTGGAGAATGCCGGTGCGTAGTCCGAAGTCTCGCGTGCCGCGTCCTTCGTCTCGGACCAGCGGTGCACAGCCCGTCAAGACCGTCGCCCGCCAGAAAGCTCCCACGTCGTCCCGCCAGCGATCGGGGCGCGGCGACGAGCTCAGGACCGAAGACACGCCGGTCCGCGGCTTCGCATCGCGCGTGCCGCGCGCGTCCTCTCCGTCAGGTCGCGCACGGTCCACGAAGACGGTGGCGCGCCGAAAGACGTCCGCATCGCGGCGCGAGCGATCCGGCAGAGCCGATGCGACATCAGCGCAAGCTG belongs to Acidobacteriota bacterium and includes:
- a CDS encoding glutamate--tRNA ligase translates to MSSSVRVRFAPSPTGYLHIGGARTALFNWLYARRHGGTFILRIEDTDVERSSADMTAGILESLRWLGLDWDEGPLVGGPHGPYLQSERLALYREAAARLVSADAAYYCYCRPEDLNAKRQAAESAGTAWKYDRTCRALSADEIAARERAGVPRAVRFLVPAGETSFDDSVRGRITIAHEHIEDFVILRSDGHPTYQLSVVVDDAAMGVTEVVRGDDHISNTPKQVLLYRALGAPVPGFAHVPLILGPDRKRLSKRHGATSVGEYEAQGYLPEAMVNFLALLGWSPGSGDQEVFGRDELVARFALTGISGGNAIFNPEKLDWFNQQHIVRMPAAEILRRLRPRLDAAGLWRAAFESDLRPWIEAVVDLVKPRARKLDDIVSQIRPFVADTVERDEAAVTKYLVAPEIPELLDALRQRLQDVEPFDAATIELALRRLADERGVKAGPLIHATRVAVTGQAVSPGLFEVLELIGRDRVLARLENAGA
- a CDS encoding SDR family oxidoreductase, translated to MKRRAATSRGRGAADPPLHGRVAVVAGATRGAGRGIARALGEAGATVYCTGRSVAGKPSPYRRPETIDQTADMINAAGGTAIAVRVDHTSEAQVKALFARVARAHERIDIVVDSVAGEDPLMGQWDSFWNATLEHADAIFRQALTSRIITAKHAARLMKRGRRGLIVEVTENDMLGGGGNPMSQTVKLAQKLLPLNWAAELKPHGIACVAVTPGFLRSESMLQHFKVTEANWRDGGRQDANFLMSESPLFVGRAVAALSADRDVMSKSGMLLSSWELSREYGFTDYDGRRPDWGEHTIDWSVLPASFVDTLRTGIELQVQWLRTVSTRTRAYQKRLPRA